One genomic window of Sporocytophaga myxococcoides DSM 11118 includes the following:
- a CDS encoding dihydrolipoyl dehydrogenase family protein, with amino-acid sequence MNRFDICVIGGGPAGYAAAMRALDLNKRVLLVEKSKIGGAGVYNGALSSKTFWELSRDVSLARKRLQKYACTEIKVDFKEILNDVKEAIFLRKVQLETHILLLQRKKKDLFSYTKAEARLVSANDVLLKKSNGDEEIISADNIVLATGSRPRKLAHIPIDEKIIVTSDGIECFTDFPESMVILGAGVIGCEWATIFSNFGRTKVNLIDKADRILPFEDEDISLTTQTNLEDNGVTIHKNSQLVRMEIKDGRVEYELKYKDGHSEIHNVEKALVSVGRIPNTENLGAKEVGVVINDNCTVVNEDTRTTVANIYAVGDLTSDFALANVGELEGRHAVEKMFGLNPKPLTYKNISTIMFLNPETAGVGMNEQDARSKGIPYRVVSIDYSLIPRAIAMRNTNGFFKILVTNDDEMKILGMRAVGVHASSAIQAVALLISMDKGIEELAELIHPHPSIIEGIQECVRMLKGKSVLKPEIFKDMLKCRGCNEQGEYFELVQQR; translated from the coding sequence ATGAATCGATTTGATATTTGTGTGATTGGAGGCGGCCCTGCCGGATACGCTGCTGCCATGAGGGCTTTGGACCTCAACAAAAGAGTACTTTTGGTTGAAAAGAGCAAAATCGGGGGAGCGGGAGTTTACAACGGTGCACTATCCTCCAAAACATTCTGGGAACTTTCCAGAGATGTATCTCTTGCAAGAAAGAGACTTCAAAAATATGCTTGTACTGAAATAAAAGTAGATTTCAAGGAAATCCTTAATGATGTTAAAGAAGCTATCTTTTTGAGAAAGGTACAGCTTGAAACACACATCCTTTTACTTCAAAGAAAGAAAAAAGACCTCTTTAGCTATACCAAGGCTGAAGCGAGACTTGTGTCTGCCAATGATGTACTCCTCAAAAAAAGTAATGGTGATGAGGAAATTATATCTGCAGACAATATTGTGCTTGCAACCGGAAGCAGGCCAAGAAAACTTGCTCATATACCTATTGATGAAAAAATAATAGTGACCAGCGATGGTATCGAATGCTTTACCGACTTTCCTGAAAGCATGGTAATTCTTGGCGCCGGAGTGATAGGTTGCGAATGGGCCACTATATTTTCAAACTTCGGGAGAACAAAAGTAAACCTGATTGACAAGGCTGACCGAATTCTTCCCTTTGAGGATGAGGATATCTCTTTAACCACTCAAACCAATCTTGAAGACAATGGGGTAACTATCCATAAAAATTCTCAGCTAGTAAGGATGGAGATAAAAGACGGAAGGGTTGAGTATGAATTAAAATACAAAGACGGTCACTCTGAAATACATAATGTTGAAAAAGCACTTGTATCAGTCGGCAGGATTCCTAATACTGAAAACCTTGGAGCTAAAGAAGTAGGGGTAGTAATCAATGATAACTGTACTGTTGTAAATGAAGATACAAGAACTACCGTTGCTAATATATATGCAGTGGGAGATCTCACTTCAGACTTTGCGCTTGCCAATGTAGGTGAGTTGGAGGGCAGGCATGCAGTAGAAAAAATGTTTGGGTTAAACCCAAAACCTTTGACTTATAAAAACATTTCAACCATTATGTTCCTGAATCCAGAAACAGCTGGCGTAGGAATGAACGAACAGGATGCCAGAAGCAAAGGAATACCTTACAGAGTCGTCAGCATAGACTATAGTCTGATTCCAAGGGCCATAGCTATGAGAAACACAAACGGCTTCTTTAAAATACTTGTAACCAATGATGACGAGATGAAAATTCTCGGAATGCGAGCAGTAGGAGTTCATGCATCCAGCGCCATTCAGGCAGTGGCACTTTTAATATCCATGGACAAAGGGATTGAAGAACTCGCGGAACTTATACATCCTCATCCTTCCATTATAGAAGGTATACAAGAATGCGTGAGAATGCTTAAGGGTAAATCAGTACTTAAACCCGAGATCTTCAAAGATATGCTTAAGTGCAGAGGCTGTAATGAGCAAGGAGAATATTTCGAGCTGGTTCAGCAACGATAA
- a CDS encoding serine hydrolase yields MKSKVIFKGILSSLLFSSVTAFAQDENITLLLHKDTTAAIRRVVQHPYKFRVQVVYTQVRKDSAGKLAFVASDFRINDDEYFYPATLVKLPIAALALEKINSLHTNGLSKDSYLKVLAPYISKKEKPVTIRENIIRMLVLNDKNAFNRLYEFLGQEYINSRLEQLGYKKTRIIQRFNIGSEEENRTTGPYVVTDSLGKTLYKGGKVTCRKKFTNPTKETKIGTGYIDGKKFVRVAKDFHNSNNFPLSEAHRMLISVIYPGETALENRFNISAEDFEFLKTALGYYPKEAGILEWMNDEKIYDTQEKFLFAGASKDSLPHGLRIYNKAGFDFGFIADCAYIQDKEKDVEFFVSAVLYTNSKDILSEEGYEYKENGYPFLKELGKLIYYHEIRIKDITVK; encoded by the coding sequence ATGAAAAGTAAAGTGATCTTCAAAGGAATTTTATCATCGCTGCTTTTCTCTTCTGTTACAGCCTTTGCTCAGGATGAAAATATCACACTTCTTCTGCATAAAGATACAACTGCTGCTATCAGAAGGGTGGTTCAACATCCCTATAAATTCAGGGTTCAGGTCGTTTACACTCAGGTGCGGAAAGATTCTGCAGGTAAATTAGCATTTGTTGCTTCTGATTTCAGAATTAATGATGATGAGTATTTTTATCCTGCAACTCTTGTTAAACTGCCAATTGCAGCTCTCGCTCTTGAAAAAATCAATAGCCTCCATACAAACGGACTTTCCAAAGATTCCTACCTGAAAGTATTAGCGCCATATATTTCAAAGAAAGAAAAACCTGTGACAATCCGGGAGAATATCATAAGGATGTTGGTTCTGAATGATAAGAATGCCTTCAATCGTCTTTATGAATTTCTCGGTCAGGAGTATATCAATAGCAGGCTGGAACAACTGGGCTATAAGAAGACCCGTATAATTCAAAGGTTTAATATTGGTAGCGAAGAAGAAAACAGAACCACTGGTCCGTATGTCGTTACCGATAGCCTTGGTAAGACTTTATATAAAGGTGGGAAAGTGACTTGCAGGAAAAAGTTTACTAATCCGACTAAAGAAACTAAAATCGGAACTGGCTACATCGACGGAAAGAAGTTTGTACGAGTAGCGAAAGATTTTCATAACAGTAACAACTTTCCACTGAGTGAAGCCCACAGAATGCTTATCTCTGTAATTTATCCTGGAGAAACAGCACTGGAGAATAGATTCAATATTAGTGCAGAGGATTTTGAGTTTCTTAAGACAGCATTAGGATACTATCCGAAAGAAGCAGGTATATTGGAATGGATGAATGATGAAAAGATTTATGATACTCAGGAAAAATTTTTATTTGCAGGAGCATCGAAAGATAGTCTTCCGCATGGATTAAGAATTTATAACAAAGCAGGTTTTGATTTTGGCTTCATCGCTGATTGCGCCTATATTCAAGACAAAGAGAAGGATGTTGAGTTTTTTGTATCCGCTGTTTTATATACAAACAGCAAAGATATTTTAAGCGAAGAAGGATATGAATATAAAGAAAATGGGTATCCTTTTTTAAAAGAATTAGGTAAATTGATTTATTATCACGAAATTCGAATCAAAGATATAACTGTCAAATAA
- a CDS encoding OsmC family protein, producing MIRTANAAWKGDLKSGTGSINTESGLVKDATYNFARRFENEKGTNPEELLGAAHASCFAMALSHGLASAGFTPVKVSVEDKVKLEKVGDGFSITTIEINCEAEVPGISESEFLKFAEDTKKGCPVSKALTGVTFVLNAKLKSGVSA from the coding sequence ATGATACGTACTGCCAATGCTGCCTGGAAAGGCGATTTGAAATCAGGAACTGGTTCCATCAATACAGAAAGTGGCCTGGTTAAAGACGCTACATACAACTTTGCCCGTCGTTTTGAAAATGAAAAGGGTACCAACCCTGAGGAGCTTCTAGGAGCTGCTCATGCTTCATGCTTTGCAATGGCACTTAGCCATGGTCTTGCTTCTGCAGGATTTACACCTGTAAAGGTGAGTGTGGAAGATAAGGTGAAGCTTGAAAAGGTTGGAGATGGTTTTAGCATCACAACTATTGAGATCAACTGTGAAGCCGAAGTTCCTGGAATTTCTGAAAGTGAATTTTTGAAATTTGCGGAAGATACTAAAAAAGGCTGCCCTGTTTCCAAGGCACTTACAGGCGTTACTTTCGTCTTGAATGCAAAACTGAAGTCAGGAGTTTCAGCTTAA
- a CDS encoding APC family permease translates to MEEGANKEKNKIGLISAICVVVASMIGTGVFTGLGFQAAGVKSVSALLLLWLISGVVTICGALTYAELATHMPRSGGEYHYLSKIYHPLVGFMSGWISLTVGFAAPIAVSAMAFGFYISKVYQMDNEILATGLIIVLTVLNLFGLKTGSRIHNLATIFNVVLVAVFIYVGCFFVESKHFEVTFDQQDFNAIIDPAFAVSLIYASFAYSGWNSAAYIAGEVKEPTRNLPRALFFGTLIVLVLYVLLNFVFLYNVPLEELAGRVEIGFIAGIRVFGRLGGKLVALLISVGLIASVNALIITGPRLTQTMGEDYPALQKISVSNRFKSPWLAILLQSFIALILIYTSTFESAITYIGFTINLFSILTVAGVFIFRFKTKNKIGDKKEYKTWGYPLVPIIFIAQQCWMLFYLGKEKSGASLAGVITVAIGVLLYFIVNRKNHQKKEAIEIF, encoded by the coding sequence ATGGAAGAAGGCGCCAATAAAGAGAAAAATAAAATCGGTCTTATCAGTGCTATTTGCGTGGTTGTCGCAAGCATGATTGGAACAGGGGTATTTACAGGTCTGGGATTCCAGGCAGCAGGAGTGAAATCTGTTTCTGCATTGCTCCTGCTTTGGCTTATTAGTGGAGTAGTTACTATTTGTGGCGCACTTACATATGCCGAACTTGCCACACATATGCCCAGATCAGGAGGGGAGTATCACTATCTGTCAAAAATTTATCACCCTCTTGTTGGTTTTATGAGTGGCTGGATTTCTCTGACTGTTGGTTTTGCAGCACCTATCGCAGTTTCAGCAATGGCTTTTGGTTTTTATATTTCCAAAGTTTATCAAATGGATAATGAGATCTTAGCCACAGGTCTTATAATTGTCCTTACTGTTCTTAACCTATTTGGATTAAAGACTGGCAGTAGGATCCATAATCTGGCTACGATCTTTAATGTAGTTCTTGTTGCCGTATTTATCTATGTTGGATGTTTTTTTGTAGAATCGAAGCATTTTGAAGTTACTTTTGACCAGCAAGATTTTAATGCCATTATAGATCCCGCATTTGCTGTCTCCTTAATTTATGCATCTTTTGCTTATTCCGGTTGGAATTCCGCTGCTTACATTGCAGGTGAAGTTAAAGAACCAACAAGGAATCTACCCAGAGCGTTATTCTTTGGCACATTGATCGTGCTGGTGTTATATGTACTGTTGAATTTTGTTTTCTTGTATAATGTACCTTTAGAAGAACTGGCAGGAAGAGTAGAGATAGGTTTCATCGCAGGCATTAGAGTGTTTGGTAGATTAGGAGGTAAACTGGTTGCCCTATTGATTTCAGTTGGGTTAATAGCTTCTGTAAATGCTTTGATAATCACCGGTCCCAGGTTAACTCAGACAATGGGTGAAGATTATCCCGCTCTTCAGAAAATCTCAGTTAGCAATAGATTTAAATCTCCATGGCTTGCTATTTTGCTTCAATCATTTATTGCGCTTATACTTATTTATACATCTACTTTTGAGTCTGCAATTACCTATATAGGTTTCACTATCAATTTATTTTCAATACTCACAGTTGCCGGGGTTTTTATTTTCAGATTTAAAACGAAAAATAAAATCGGAGATAAAAAGGAGTATAAGACTTGGGGGTATCCTCTGGTACCTATTATTTTTATTGCACAGCAGTGCTGGATGTTATTTTATCTGGGAAAGGAAAAGAGTGGAGCATCATTAGCTGGTGTGATTACTGTTGCAATTGGTGTTTTACTTTACTTTATTGTGAATAGAAAAAATCATCAGAAGAAAGAAGCTATAGAAATTTTCTAA